gtgtcttggggtctcgtcttgatgccttttgtaacaagtccctttgccggatcatggggtacagttggcaggaccacatgtccaaccgacggttacaccgtgagactggcatgggacctgttacttgcataatacgggatcgccaactcaggctatatggccacctagcttgtttccctgtggacgaccttgcccatcaggtcgtctctttgcgagacaaccctggatggaggaggcctgtggaagtcatggcatgggcagctcgacgagatatgtcacgaggaattagagggcctgcctggagactcgcctcgagggatcctcgtggccggaagcgaagggtggatgcggccatgcgcccccgtcggcgttagccccttgatgatgatgatgatatatatttatatatttatgtacatatacatacgtatatattaataaatataaatatacgtgtatatatatgtgtatagatttttttttctttttttttacatataaatacgtacatatatatgtgtatatatatatatatatatatatatatatatgtgttatatatatatataaaatatatatatatatatatatatatatatatatatatatatatatcacggatgcatgtatgtgtgtacatatatatacatatacatatatatacatatatatatatatattttatatatatatatatatatatatatatatataatatatatacacacacacaacacacacctctctctgtctctgtctgtctgtctgtctgtcttctctctctctctctctctctctctctctctatatatatatatatatatatatatatatatatatatatatatatatatacatacatacatacatacataaatatatatatatatatatatatatatatatatatatatatataggccgcggtggccgagtggttagaacatccgacttatgactgtcacgacggcaatctgagttcgagggttcgagtcaccggccggcgcgttgttccatgggcaaggaacttcacctcgattgcctacctagccactgggtggccaagccagcccaagtcagtgctggtcccaagcccggataaatagagagaatgattacctaaaaaggtaacaccggcaccctccgtggaaaggaactggggaccctaccacgtactcactccaagagcatcacaacatgaaaactacagttaagtatcatgctgtgaccacggcggctcaaacatgaacctaccgtaaaaaaaaaaaaaaaaaaaaaaaaaaaaaaaaaaaaaataatatatatataattttatatatatattatatatatatatatatatatatatttgtgtgtgtgtgtgtgtgtgtgtgtgtgtgtgtgtgtgtgtgtgtgtgtgtgtgagtgtgtgtgtgtgcgtgtgtgtgtgtgtgtgtgcgtgtgagtgtgtgtgtgtatatatatatatatgtatatgtatatatatatatatatatatatatatatatatatatatatatatatatatatatatatatatatatatatatatgtgtgtggtgtgtgtgtgtgtgtgtgtgtgcgtgtgcttgtgtgtgtgtgtgtggtgtgtgtgtgtggtgtgtgtgtgtgtgtgtgtgtgtgtgtgtgtgtgtgtacataaatgaataaaaaaaaatataaaaaaaaaatatatataatatatatatatatatatatatatatatactatatattatattagtatatatttatatatatatatatatatatatatattatatatatatattatatatatatatattatatatataccacatatatgtgtgtacatatatattacataatatcatatatatatatatatatatatatatatatatatatatatatatatacacacacacacacacacacacacacctctctctgtctctgtctgtctgtctgtctgtctgtctgtcttctctctctctctctcctctctctctctctctctatatatatatatatatatatatatattatatataatatatatatccatactatatatatatattatatatatatatatatatatatatatatatatatatatatatatatataggccgcggtggccgagtggttagaacatccgACTTatgactgttacgacggcaatctgagttcgagggttcgagtcaccggccggcgcgttgttccatgggcaaggaacttcacctcgattgcctacctagccactgggtggccaagccagcccaagtcagtgctggtcccaaacccggataaatagagagaatgattacctaaaaaggtaacaccggcaccctccgtggaaaggaactggggaccctaccacgtactcactccaagagcatcacaacatgaaaactacagttaagtatcatgctgtgaccacggcggctcaaaccccgaaaatagaaaataaactaaaaaaaaaaaaaaaaaaaaaaaataaaatatatatatatatatatatatatatatatttgtatatatatatatatatatatatatatatatatatatatatatatgtgtgtgtgtgtgtgtgtgtgtgtctgtgtgtgtgtgtgtgtgtgtgtgtgtgtgtgtgcgtgtgtgtgtgtgtgtgcgtgtgtgtgtgtgtatatatatatatatatatatatatatatatatatatatatatatatatatatatatataatatgtgtgtgtgtatatatttatatatatatacatatatatatatatatattatatatatatatatattgtgtgtgtgtgtgtgtgtgtgtgtgtgtgtgtgtgtgtgtgtgtgtgtgttgtgtgtgtgtgtgtgtgtgtgtgtgtgtgtgtgtgtgtgtgtgtacataaatgaataaataaataaataaataaataaatatatatatatatatatatattattatatatatatatatatatatatatatatatatatatatatatattatatatatagtatatataatatatatatatatatatatatatatatatatatatatatatatatacaacacacatatatatatatatatatatatatatatatatatatatatatatatatatatatatatatgtacgtatatatgtaaataaataaatatatctatatctacatctatatctatctatctatctatctatctacctctctctctctctctctctctctctctctttatatatatatattgctacgccagtgggtctttgtctctgtgcgaaacgtgtgttaacatgaaaaggatgacctgggcatgtgttaacatgaagggacctgggcaaacatgacacaactggctgtgagcggaggagcggaggaacaagccaggagagacggagttgggtgctgctcctgtgaagacctcgtgtgtgcctttgtgacctgataaactttgtgttgccctgttataagctgtatcgtgcagtgtgacatgctggtttccccctgtattgtgcctatagaaaagtgtacaggtaaataacttgtgtaaataaaggaaagactgtcattttgtgtttatttcgtgccctgcctcgccacttggcgcttcccttcgtggtgttctgggatgctgtggtgctcggagcctcttggagctgttcagtgttcacgaccctgtggatagcacgccgtctgcctagcctgccttgtgttggtagcagagagacgaggcggaccggcgtaacaatatacatatatatatacatatatatatatatatatatatatatatatatatatatatatatacatatatatatttataaaatattttattatatatatatatatatatatatatatatataatatatatatgtatatatatatatatatatatatatatatatataataaacacaatcaTACTGATATCAGAAATGTTTATTAGGAAAGGTGACTGCAAGTACGATGAAATTGGGTGTGATATGACTCGAAtttcaaatgcatttttttgtggaaatgcacttaaaaataatgaatgtagTATAATTAATAGtgctagcaataataattatagggataatgataacaatatcaaacaTAATCATAGATATTATGATTACAGataccaaaaatataatttttactgttatcattatcttcccttCTATCACGCCAGGAACCAGTAtcgatgaataaagaaaaactaaCCGCAATTGTTTCAGTGCCACGTCCAGGCTGCTTCCTCCAGGCTTCGGCTGCCTGAACTCATGGTAGAGGACTAGTCTTAACATCCACTGCTTCTCCTGGACACGATGTAGAAGTTTCTCTAGATGTAAAACTTGCTTAGGCTCACagttaatttgtatatgtatatttactttattcTTGTTGATATGAGGTAGCAATGCTGTATAGGCTCCTGTGCGGGAATCTGTGACCTTTATGCTTTTTCCAATAGGAAATTGCTGGGCTATCAGTCTACAGAGTGTTTCATCACATTTGGTGAGCTCCAAGAGATCCAGCCATTGCTCCGTATCTTGAATCCCTGACTCTTCAAGCAGCAGGAATAACTCTTGAGCCCTCTCCTCTGTGAAAGCCTTACCTCTGTAGTGGAGAATACCAGTGAAGTGTGTGAGAATATTCTGTGATCTTCTGATGAGTTGATCAGTTCTGATATCTGGCGAAACCTCTGCTGCTATTTCTTGAAAGACACTCCTGAGGTTTCTGGTTGGCATAGGGGAGTCCAGTACCTCATCCACTTTTCTAAGAATAAAGTGGATTTGATCTAGGGAACAGTGATTACGTATAAGAGCCATCTTTACAtctgtttttgtcttcttcttgtcAGGTATATGATCCTCTACTTTCTTCAGGATGCTCATAGCTGCATAAAAATCCTGCAGGCCATTGTGTGGAAAGCTGTATGAAGATTCTTTATTATCTAACCAGGAAATATGTTGAGTAAAAAAAGTACTACTTATGTCCCCCCAACCGAGTTTTAGCCAAGAACATTCGTTCTTTAATGATTGCAGTGAATCCTCTGTCAGAATAATGTCACCTGATCCATGATGAATGAGAGCTATGTCATATAGTGTATTAACAAGGCTATCTATGTTCTCGGATAATTCACTCAACTCTGCGCCCTTTTTAAGTAGCCtggtctttagttttttttctgtttcattaagTGTTACCATGAACAATTCTGTTGCGGTCGTCAGACTGTTGATCACTCCTGGATTAAGGATCCAAAGCATTACAAGGCACATAAGGTTATAAGGAAATCTCAAATATTCCTGCATACGAGTTGATACCCTGTTCAAGTAATCAAGTAAAGACTGAGGATCTATATCTGGTTTTTGGGCTTCTAAATACCTCTTTATGAAAGCGGGcctatttttttcatgaattcctaATACTTGAAGGCGTAGGCAAGAAAACTGAGCAGGTAACATGAGCAGCAGATTCTCAATTTCGTTTGGGCGTGTGGTACACACTACAGTCAGTGGGATTTTTGCTCCATAATCGAGAATCTCTTTGAAGAGTTGGATTGACTGAGGATTATTTTCATCAAGACCATCACATACGAATACGACATTCCTACCTTCAGTTAACATCATTAGATATTCGGGGTCCACCTTTCCCCGCATGAATGGCAGAACAGAAGTATACAAGAGGGCCATGGAATTAATATGCTTCTCtctaaattgcatatatattagtatttcaaAATCGCCCAGATCGATAATGTTGCTGCTCCCAGAGGCCCAGTCAAGAACTAGTTTCCTGATGAGAGTTGTTTTACCAACACCAGCCACTCCTTCCACGAGCAGGAATCGACTCTTTTTACTTTGCCTGTCATGTATTTTCTCTAGTTCGATGAACCATTCATCCAtggttatattctttctttcctcttcatatACTATCTGCATTTCTGTGAAAACTTTCAGGACCTTGATCTGACTACGAACCCCTAAGTTTTTATCTAACAAATGTACATCTGGAACATAAGAAAGATTATTCACATAATTTTCTTTCATGCTTTCAACACCATCAGTGATCATTGTGGTTTGCAGTTCACTAAAGTAAACCCGAATGTTTTCAAAAGGagcctcttttatctttttgataTCTGCTTCCATTGCCAGGATATCCATCGAAGTGTCAGTTCCAAATGTATGAGCAATTTTCTCCCACGTCTTCCTAAGAAGACATTTCATTTCATGAACGATCTGCTCGAACTTTCCCATGTTACCTCTGTAAACTTTATGCATAAAatcatttctcttattcttaATTTCTGTAATATAATACTCTAATGTGTCACCTGGAGTTGTCCAAACTTGATCATGTTTGCCTTTTACCTTGTCACAGTATTCTTGTATTATTTTGAAGCAGAGAGTGATGTCATAAGAATGGCATGAAGGGTCAGATAAAATAGTTTCCCTTTGAGTCttacaaaattttacatttttaggaTTAATTCTGTCAAAGTAGTCAATgagattttcattttgatttttctctcttaccATTTGTGTCACAATATACTTAAGAGGTTTCAAGGATGGCACCAAAGCAATTTGAAATAGACGGTGGTGAATGCGGGCCTCTTCATTTTCCAGAACCCGCTCTGTGTGAAGACCATGTCTTGCCATCATTTAGCTTGAATTTCCTCGGTGATGCTGAACTTACTGTAaaacattgaaaagaaagaattatttaaaactaaaatacGAATAATGCGATAAacatttctgcacacacacacacacacacacacacacacacacacacacacacacacacacacacacacacacacacacacacacacacacacacacatatatatgtgggtgggtgtgtgcaaaATAATAATCAGATTCCTCACGGCTGTATTAATCTACCTATTCGTTTTTACGATTCGATGCGTGAGCGACAAACCcattacgcaatatatatatataatatatatatatatatatattatatatatatatatatatatatatatatatatatatatatacacatatgtaatatatacatatttatgtgtgtgtgtgtgtgtgtgtgtgtgtgtgtgggtgttgatacacacacatattgatatatatatatatatatatatatataatatatatatatatatatatatatatatatatatatatgtgtgtgtgtgtgtgtgtgtgtgtgtgtgtgtgtgtgtgtgtgtgtgtgtgtgtgtgtgtgtgtgtgtgtgtgtgtgtgtttgtgtatttgtgtgtgtgtgtgtgttgtgtgtttgtgtgtttgtgtgtgtgtgtgtgtgtgtgtgtgtgtgtgtgtgtattttcatatatgtatatatatatatatatatatatatatatatatatatatatatatatatataatacatatatatatatatatatatatatatatatatatatatatatatatatatatatattatgctgcaGGGTATAAAGTAGTATC
This region of Penaeus monodon isolate SGIC_2016 unplaced genomic scaffold, NSTDA_Pmon_1 PmonScaffold_234, whole genome shotgun sequence genomic DNA includes:
- the LOC119570245 gene encoding uncharacterized protein LOC119570245, with the translated sequence MMARHGLHTERVLENEEARIHHRLFQIALVPSLKPLKYIVTQMVREKNQNENLIDYFDRINPKNVKFCKTQRETILSDPSCHSYDITLCFKIIQEYCDKVKGKHDQVWTTPGDTLEYYITEIKNKRNDFMHKVYRGNMGKFEQIVHEMKCLLRKTWEKIAHTFGTDTSMDILAMEADIKKIKEAPFENIRVYFSELQTTMITDGVESMKENYVNNLSYVPDVHLLDKNLGVRSQIKVLKVFTEMQIVYEEERKNITMDEWFIELEKIHDRQSKKSRFLLVEGVAGVGKTTLIRKLVLDWASGSSNIIDLGDFEILIYMQFREKHINSMALLYTSVLPFMRGKVDPEYLMMLTEGRNVVFVCDGLDENNPQSIQLFKEILDYGAKIPLTVVCTTRPNEIENLLLMLPAQFSCLRLQVLGIHEKNRPAFIKRYLEAQKPDIDPQSLLDYLNRVSTRMQEYLRFPYNLMCLVMLWILNPGVINSLTTATELFMVTLNETEKKLKTRLLKKGAELSELSENIDSLVNTLYDIALIHHGSGDIILTEDSLQSLKNECSWLKLGWGDISSTFFTQHISWLDNKESSYSFPHNGLQDFYAAMSILKKVEDHIPDKKKTKTDVKMALIRNHCSLDQIHFILRKVDEVLDSPMPTRNLRSVFQEIAAEVSPDIRTDQLIRRSQNILTHFTGILHYRGKAFTEERAQELFLLLEESGIQDTEQWLDLLELTKCDETLCRLIAQQFPIGKSIKVTDSRTGAYTALLPHINKNKVNIHIQINCEPKQVLHLEKLLHRVQEKQWMLRLVLYHEFRQPKPGGSSLDVALKQLRCSMLRFQGQMSLTFLETLPNTLQDLRLSVANSDQYLALSLYMSTVKSRLPLLANFRLHIPARVVDSELLQPLPEGLKLELIISKVDSDTVEWACRTASVLQPKESRYCFLSLPGVAKSTLVCHRLLEVLVRDGVRMAKDALLVVSPKLETKDENQMKESFIAQLGCRFRS